The DNA segment CCGGTGCTCCGGCATCCCGGCTGCTCCGTAACCCGGTGCTCCAGCATCCCGGGAACTCCGCTCCACAGCATCCCGGCTGCTCGGTAACCTAGGACTCCGGCATCCCAGGAATTCGGCTCCGTTGCACCCGGGGATCCCAGGAATTCGGTGCTCCAGCTTCCCAGGAACTCGGTCCCGCTGACCCCGGCTCCCCGATAATCCAGTactccagctccctgggcacGTGCACCCGCTGCACCCCAGCTTCCCGGTAACTCCCTACCCCTGGCACCCCCGCACCGGGCACACCCCGGCTCCCCGGGCTTCCCTGTAACTCAGCATCCCCATCTCCCCCCCACCTCGGTATCCCAGCACCCCAACTTCCCATTAACCCCAGTTCTCCTGCaccccagctccacagcagctccccacaCCGGCTCCCCAGCACCCGTGCCCCCCTGGCCCGtgggctccccagccccccgggaCCGCGACCATGGCATTCATGGTGAAGAGTATGGTGGGGGGGCAGCTGAAGAACCTGACGGGCGGCCTGGGTGGCGAGGAGAAGAGCGAGGGGGAAAAGTCTCCAGCTGAGGCGCAGGGCATGACCCGCGAGGAGTACGAGGAATATCAGCggcagctggtggaggagaagTAAGTGCAGCCGGCACCGGGTactggggcaggctgggcacCGGGGGGTCCCACCGGGGAAAGGGGTGCTCCCTCCGCAGCCCCCCATCCCGTGCACGGGAGGCTGGGGGGAGacagtgctgggggctgcagagccatgAGGGAGCTTAATGAACCCCCTAATCCCTTAATCCGCTTCCTCGCCCTGGAGATGGgattgttttctcctttcaggCTGCGCTGGGGGGAGGAAATTGTGGGGAACCGGGACTTTGCAGAGGAGATGAGGGGTACCCggtttggggggggaggggggaaaagatgCTCCGAGCCGGACTCGGTGCCCTGTGTGGTAACTGCCCTGTGTGGTTCGCAGGATGGAGAGAGATGCCCAGTTTGCCCAGCGCAAGGCAGAGAGGGCCACGGTCAGGTCCCACTTCCGAGACAAGTACCGGCTCCCCAAGGTACAGCCGTGCCGGGCacggggggggcacagggaggcGAGTCCCCACACAGCCCACCAGCGGATCTTGGTGGATGGGACTGGGGGGACAGACAGCacccctgctctgcaggctctgcagggtggggaaggggcaccAGCCTCCCTTTGCTGGGTGGGCTTTGAGCCACAAAGCCTAGGTGCAAATCAGTTCCTGTGAAAAGCATCCTTCCCCCCAAATCTTGGTCCCTCACCATCACCCCTGAGCACCGCAAGCCACCAGCCCCAAACAGTGGgacccccaacaccccccctCTGCCTTGCTCGATCcccctcttcctcttttttgcCCCCTAAATCCAGCTGGAGGAGGGAAAGTCACCTTCACCCTGGACTCCCAACCCTGTAGCTGGGAGTGGAGCCGGAGTTACACCCTCCCGGCTGGATTAGCCAGCTCCTCTCCTCGGATTATTTGGCAAACATTTCCTACCTCAACTCCTATTTTGGAATTTCTGCCCAGTGAATGattcactgaaaacaaattaatcaaGAGATAATTCAGCCATTCTTGGAACTGCCACAAGCTCTTCCGCCCCCAGATCCCCCCTTTATTCAGCCAGAGTCTCTCAGTGGTAAATACTCTAGATTGGAACCGGGCTAATATTAGTTGGGGAAGGTCAGCTAAGCCAAGTGATATTGTTCAGATTGTTTGGTGCTGTTCAGCCAGCCTGGATGCACACCCCACTGCTTCTCACACCCCTTTGATTGCCAGGAAATAAACAActagagaatttatttttcccctgccaAAAgccagaaaaggcagaaaaagaagagacgggagatttttttctccaggggAAATGGGGGTTTGTTCAGATCTGGCCCCCCGctccttttgctgctttctcaTGCTTGAGATGTCCCTTCTAATCTTTCAACAAGTTTCTTCTGCTCATTACTGATCCTGCttggcagccaggctgcctctTGCAAAGTCTCCCTGTGGCTCTCCCGCACAGAGCTGACCCCGATCTCCGGTGGGTGCCGCCGTTAAGCATACGTGTAGATTAATTGGGTGCCTAAACCTCCCCAGCCTCTCCAAAGCCAGCTGAAAGCCAATTTATACTGATGCTGGCACACTCGGGTTTTCATCTCACTTCTTGCTGCGTCCACTGGTGTGTGCCCTGGCTCTGTCAGCCCTGTCCCCTCCGGGTCAGCATCCTACCCACAGCACGGGCATGGCAGTGAGCCCCAGGGACCAGCCCACACAGACCTGAACATGGAAATAGCCCAAAGCCCACGCAGACACTGCCATGAACCTTGCACGTGCTTTTAGTGCCTCCAGaagcccaccaccaccaccttcccacCTGCCACATCCCCCGCCTGACTTTCTCCTGGCCCATTTCAGAATGAGACGGATGACAACCAGATTCAGCTGGTGGGAGGTGACGTGGAGCTGCCCAAAGAGCTGGCCAAGATGATTGAGCAGGACAacgaggaggaggaagagaagaactCGGTGATCGGCCAGCTCAGCAACATCCAGAACCTGGACCTTGATTCCTTGAAAGACAAAGCTTCGGCCACACTAGAGGACCTGAAGCAATCGGCTGAGAAATGCACCATGATGTGAGCCGGCTGAACCCCCTGCTCCCCGTCAGCGTGATGGGGGGGGAGACGGGaggtgatgcagcccagggtctggcggtggctgctgcctgcagcggGGACCCCACTGATGTTGTCACCCTTGCTTTGTGTGAGTTGGGTCCTCCCTCTGAGCCATGTGAAGCCTCAAGTCCCTGACCCAGATGTCCCTGatgtgtggtttttgttttgttctccaGTCTGAGGTTAAAGCAAAGAGCCAGCATGTCCCCCCGGTGCCCCAGCGCCTCCTCCTGTGCCCATGGTAGTGGGTGTCTTCAGCAAGAGCTGGGGGGGTTGCAGGGAAGGAAAGCCCCGAGTGACCTTGGAGTGTTATTGAACCATGTCAGCATGGGAAGGCAAAGGCTTTCCAGCAGAGTGGTGGCCATACACCATGCCTCTGCCTACACATTCCAGCCAAGCCTCCTAGAAATTACAGGGAGTCTCCAATTTGCTTTGCAAGGAGGAGGCACAACCCCCCAGCCTCACATCCTATACCCATCACATAAGACATGACATCCCATCTGTGCAAGAAATGCCAACCACCTTGTCCCTGAGAGCCCCTTTCAAAGGAGTCAGCTGGGAAGGACCTGCTGTGTGATCCCATTTAGCCCAGCGGGAAGGGGGGTGCTGAGGACCAGAGGGCTGAAGCCTGAACTAGTGCTAGAGAGGAATAAACCCCTTCCCCGGTGCTCATCTGAACCCACAAAAGCCCTTCCCCAGAGCAGTGGTGGCACACCCTCCCTCTCCCAGGGTGGGATCCACTCCTGTCCTTGTTCCTTTCAGGTGAAGAACAAAGTAATAAGGGAAAAatctctgccccccccccctccccctcctcctcctcctcctcctcctctgtcgTGCTGTACTTGTGCACTGTGCTCAGTTGAGTGTCTTCCACCTCCTCTCCTGTCCCCATGCCATGGTACTGTTATAACCAGTGGAATAAATACCAGGAGATGTCTATGCACTTATTTCTCTCCTCGAGCAGTACTTTCCTG comes from the Falco cherrug isolate bFalChe1 chromosome 7, bFalChe1.pri, whole genome shotgun sequence genome and includes:
- the CPLX3 gene encoding complexin-3 translates to MAFMVKSMVGGQLKNLTGGLGGEEKSEGEKSPAEAQGMTREEYEEYQRQLVEEKMERDAQFAQRKAERATVRSHFRDKYRLPKNETDDNQIQLVGGDVELPKELAKMIEQDNEEEEEKNSVIGQLSNIQNLDLDSLKDKASATLEDLKQSAEKCTMM